A stretch of Imperialibacter roseus DNA encodes these proteins:
- a CDS encoding DUF4493 domain-containing protein codes for MRRISQLFLMVLFVSCLLSCNKNEDPTEPLADKGVLKLSLALAIDEFPTSGRVAEVVDLGDYVVTIFDATDDTEVIVFDPWSSAPEEIELETGEYYIEAHSNNLVDAAFNNPYYFGRSDNFTIDKEEIKEIPLTVTLANYKVSVVYSDDIKMDFDTYGMVVTYNNTGEQLDYGDSEELEGYFRANNPIFIEISMTYFKVFDGTTIDRTLTATIDNPQPRTHYRINADAHLDDGKIVININIDDGVDVVDITPAEVEVLNGPATPETIGASFEQSFEDERGFPFGELVWTFSDIALANNNAIYWSPVIGGIKASMDGDGYDDLVLNETLDFVEAESNRGNGVLVWQGLTQIPLFNGSFQPNETRMEMSIFDGDGVTPRGVVDPATLGMPASIGGMVPIVNSGDSFVVKFKLLSKSGANWVPYLDTFDAASTPPDAGGTAYSSFEGGFFWE; via the coding sequence ATGAGAAGAATTTCACAATTATTCTTAATGGTTCTGTTTGTATCATGCCTTCTGTCTTGTAACAAGAATGAGGATCCAACAGAGCCATTGGCTGACAAGGGGGTGCTTAAGCTCAGCCTTGCACTAGCCATTGACGAATTCCCTACTTCGGGTAGGGTAGCAGAAGTAGTAGATTTGGGCGATTACGTCGTCACTATTTTCGACGCTACTGACGACACTGAGGTGATAGTTTTCGATCCCTGGTCGAGCGCACCGGAAGAGATTGAGCTGGAGACAGGTGAGTATTACATCGAAGCACACTCCAATAATCTGGTGGACGCAGCGTTCAACAATCCTTATTATTTTGGAAGATCCGACAATTTCACAATTGATAAGGAAGAGATCAAGGAAATCCCCCTTACTGTGACGTTGGCTAATTACAAGGTGTCAGTGGTTTATTCAGACGACATCAAAATGGATTTTGACACCTACGGAATGGTTGTTACCTATAACAACACCGGGGAGCAGCTTGACTATGGCGACTCCGAGGAGCTGGAAGGCTACTTCAGAGCCAACAACCCTATTTTCATCGAAATTTCGATGACTTATTTCAAGGTGTTTGATGGAACGACGATTGATAGAACACTTACAGCAACTATTGATAATCCACAACCAAGAACACACTACAGAATTAATGCAGATGCCCACCTCGACGACGGTAAAATCGTTATCAATATCAATATCGACGACGGTGTCGATGTAGTCGATATTACTCCTGCTGAAGTAGAGGTGCTGAATGGACCCGCCACCCCTGAAACGATTGGGGCCAGTTTTGAGCAGTCCTTTGAGGATGAGCGTGGATTTCCTTTTGGGGAACTAGTTTGGACGTTTTCAGACATAGCGCTCGCAAATAATAACGCAATTTACTGGAGCCCGGTCATAGGTGGCATCAAGGCATCGATGGATGGGGATGGATATGATGACCTTGTGTTAAATGAGACGCTTGACTTTGTCGAGGCCGAATCGAACAGGGGCAACGGGGTACTTGTTTGGCAGGGATTAACCCAGATACCGTTGTTCAATGGATCTTTTCAGCCGAATGAAACACGAATGGAAATGTCGATTTTTGACGGCGATGGAGTGACGCCGAGAGGCGTGGTTGACCCGGCAACCCTGGGTATGCCTGCCAGCATAGGAGGCATGGTTCCAATTGTCAATAGTGGCGATAGTTTTGTTGTAAAATTCAAGCTGCTATCGAAATCAGGGGCGAACTGGGTGCCCTATCTTGATACCTTTGATGCTGCGTCAACACCGCCAGATGCTGGTGGTACGGCCTACAGCTCCTTCGAGGGAGGCTTCTTCTGGGAATAG
- the purL gene encoding phosphoribosylformylglycinamidine synthase translates to MILFFQKDASTFYILQVATSANGLTREKLTWLFSGGKFVDGPSVEGPFIGPRKEMITPWSTNAVEITQNMGISGVVRIEEFVRKEAYPGEFDPMLKAVYQIIDQDVFTISHVPDAIVEIDNIKAYSEKEGLALSQEEIDYLESVSKSLGRKLTDSEVFGFSQVNSEHCRHKIFNGTFIIDGKEKPDTLFQLIKKTSKANPGFLVSAYKDNVAFIEGPSIEQFAPTRQDQPDYFEAKTRKSVLSLKAETHNFPTTVEPFNGAATGSGGEIRDRMAGGQGSFPLAGTAVYMTSYSRLSSNRPWENHSPERPWLYQTPSQILIKASNGASDYGNKFGQPLITGSLLTFEHEENGKAHGFDKVIMQAGGVGFGIRDQSQKKSVEKGDKIVVLGGDNYRIGMGGGAVSSVATGEFGNSIELNAVQRSNPEMQKRVANTIRALAELDENPISSVHDHGAGGHLNCLSELVEETGGKFEISKFPVGDPTLSDKEIISNESQERMGLALHEKHLDYLRKVADRERSPMYVVGEASGDHKLTFTNKEGKKPVDFELTHLFGSSPKTILEDKEEKSSFQPIQTSATKVEEYLLKILKMEAVASKDWLTNKVDRCVTGKVAKQQTCGELQIPLNNLGIMALDFGSNKGVGTSIGHAPVPALIDEKAGSRLAIAESLTNLVWAPLEGGIKGVSLSANWMWPAKNKGENARLYNAVQAVSDYACALGVNIPTGKDSLSMTQKYPGKTVYSPGTVIISAVGQVTDIRKTIEPVAKVVDGSKLLYLNLGSKGFELGGSTLGQVLNKLGDSTPDAAEADYFVKVFSLMQLLISEGLIIAGHDVSSGGLVTMLLEMCFPSASVGMKVNLDGLNEPDAIKVLFSENPGLVVQTTDAARLETIFTETGISCSVIGEVTSKSSVEIKLGSDSWTFDVAQMRKEWAETSWLLDKKQTKEGFADTRYDNLGKQPLKINLPAQFSGKLADYGLSFTRPKTTGIKAAIIREQGNNSDREMAYCMWLAGFDVKDVHMTDLISGREDLSEVNLIVFVGGFSNSDVLGSAKGWAGSFLYNDKAKKALDNFYAREDTLSLGVCNGCQLAMELGLIYPELNDHPKMHHNTSGKFECTFTDVEILDNNSVMFGSLAGSRLGIWSAHGEGQFVFAEPEKINIAAKFAYSSYPANPNGSQFDTACVVSHNGRHAAIMPHLERSMFPWNWGYYPDGRKSDEVTPWIEAFVNARKWVEEMIVKD, encoded by the coding sequence ATGATTCTCTTTTTCCAGAAAGACGCTAGTACATTTTATATCCTTCAAGTTGCGACCTCTGCCAACGGCCTGACAAGAGAAAAGCTTACCTGGCTTTTCAGTGGCGGGAAGTTTGTGGACGGTCCGTCAGTTGAGGGGCCATTCATTGGGCCACGGAAAGAGATGATTACGCCATGGAGCACCAATGCCGTGGAGATCACCCAGAACATGGGCATCAGTGGGGTGGTGAGGATTGAGGAGTTTGTTAGAAAAGAAGCCTATCCGGGTGAATTTGACCCGATGCTGAAAGCAGTGTACCAGATAATTGATCAGGATGTTTTCACCATCTCCCATGTGCCCGATGCTATTGTAGAGATCGACAATATTAAGGCTTACAGCGAGAAAGAGGGGCTTGCACTCAGCCAGGAAGAAATCGACTACCTGGAATCAGTGAGCAAGTCGCTGGGGCGCAAACTTACCGACAGCGAAGTGTTTGGCTTCTCTCAGGTGAATTCGGAGCACTGCCGCCACAAGATATTCAATGGCACTTTTATCATCGATGGCAAGGAGAAACCAGATACACTTTTTCAGCTAATCAAAAAGACATCGAAAGCCAATCCCGGCTTTCTTGTTTCCGCCTACAAAGACAACGTGGCCTTTATTGAAGGGCCCAGTATCGAGCAGTTTGCCCCTACCCGGCAGGATCAGCCTGACTACTTTGAGGCCAAAACCAGAAAGAGCGTGCTTTCTCTCAAAGCAGAAACTCACAACTTCCCCACCACCGTGGAGCCATTTAACGGTGCCGCTACCGGCAGCGGAGGAGAAATCAGAGACAGGATGGCGGGCGGCCAGGGAAGCTTCCCACTGGCAGGAACGGCTGTATACATGACCTCCTACTCCAGGCTGTCGAGCAACCGGCCCTGGGAAAACCACAGCCCTGAGAGACCGTGGCTTTATCAAACGCCTTCTCAAATACTCATCAAGGCTTCCAACGGTGCAAGCGACTATGGTAATAAGTTCGGGCAGCCACTTATCACCGGAAGCCTCCTGACCTTCGAGCACGAAGAGAATGGCAAGGCTCATGGCTTCGACAAAGTGATTATGCAGGCGGGTGGCGTTGGATTTGGGATCAGGGATCAGAGTCAAAAGAAGAGTGTAGAAAAAGGAGATAAGATTGTGGTGCTGGGCGGCGACAATTATCGCATTGGCATGGGTGGCGGTGCCGTGTCGTCTGTGGCCACTGGCGAATTTGGCAATTCCATTGAGCTAAATGCTGTGCAGCGCTCCAACCCCGAAATGCAGAAGCGGGTAGCCAACACCATCAGAGCCCTTGCCGAGCTCGACGAAAACCCCATTTCATCGGTGCACGACCATGGAGCGGGCGGGCATCTCAACTGTTTGTCAGAGCTGGTAGAGGAAACCGGAGGAAAGTTTGAGATCAGCAAGTTTCCTGTGGGTGACCCCACCCTTTCTGACAAAGAAATTATCAGTAACGAGTCGCAGGAGCGCATGGGCCTTGCACTTCATGAAAAGCATCTCGACTACCTGCGCAAGGTGGCTGACAGAGAGCGTTCGCCCATGTACGTTGTGGGTGAAGCAAGCGGCGACCACAAATTGACCTTCACGAACAAAGAAGGTAAGAAGCCTGTGGATTTTGAGCTGACTCATCTTTTCGGCTCATCTCCTAAGACCATTCTGGAAGACAAGGAAGAGAAATCCAGCTTCCAGCCAATTCAAACTTCCGCAACTAAGGTGGAAGAATACCTGCTGAAGATATTGAAAATGGAAGCAGTGGCTTCCAAAGACTGGCTTACCAACAAAGTAGACCGCTGCGTTACCGGCAAGGTGGCCAAGCAGCAGACCTGTGGAGAGCTGCAAATTCCTCTCAACAACCTCGGCATCATGGCACTCGACTTTGGCAGCAACAAGGGAGTTGGTACCTCCATCGGCCATGCCCCGGTGCCAGCGCTCATCGACGAAAAGGCTGGCTCCAGGCTGGCCATTGCTGAAAGCTTGACCAACCTGGTTTGGGCTCCACTGGAAGGGGGCATCAAGGGCGTTTCGCTCAGCGCCAACTGGATGTGGCCTGCAAAAAATAAGGGCGAAAACGCCAGGCTGTACAATGCCGTGCAGGCAGTTAGTGATTACGCCTGTGCACTGGGCGTAAACATCCCGACAGGTAAAGACTCCCTGTCGATGACGCAGAAGTACCCAGGCAAAACGGTTTACTCTCCCGGCACTGTCATTATTTCCGCTGTAGGGCAGGTAACTGATATCAGGAAGACAATTGAACCGGTAGCCAAAGTCGTTGACGGCAGCAAATTGCTCTACCTCAACCTTGGCAGCAAAGGTTTCGAACTGGGCGGCAGCACACTCGGGCAGGTATTGAACAAGCTGGGTGACTCCACTCCAGACGCCGCTGAGGCCGACTATTTTGTTAAAGTATTTAGCCTGATGCAGTTGCTCATCAGCGAAGGGCTTATCATTGCCGGCCACGATGTCTCGTCTGGTGGGCTTGTCACCATGCTTTTAGAAATGTGCTTCCCTTCGGCCTCGGTGGGTATGAAAGTGAATTTGGATGGCTTGAATGAGCCTGATGCGATTAAAGTGCTTTTCAGTGAAAATCCAGGACTAGTGGTTCAAACAACCGATGCAGCAAGGCTTGAAACCATTTTCACTGAAACTGGCATTAGCTGCAGCGTTATTGGAGAAGTGACCTCAAAGTCCAGCGTAGAAATTAAACTGGGAAGTGATAGCTGGACGTTTGACGTAGCCCAAATGCGCAAAGAGTGGGCAGAAACCTCCTGGCTTTTGGATAAAAAACAAACCAAAGAGGGCTTTGCTGATACCCGATATGATAACCTCGGCAAGCAGCCATTGAAAATTAACCTCCCTGCACAATTCAGCGGCAAACTTGCTGATTATGGCCTTTCATTTACCAGACCAAAGACAACCGGCATAAAAGCGGCCATCATCAGAGAGCAAGGCAACAACAGTGACCGTGAAATGGCCTACTGCATGTGGCTGGCGGGCTTCGATGTGAAGGACGTACACATGACTGACCTTATCAGCGGCAGGGAAGATTTGTCAGAAGTCAACTTGATCGTGTTTGTGGGCGGCTTCTCCAACTCGGATGTGCTGGGCTCGGCAAAAGGCTGGGCGGGTTCCTTCCTTTACAATGACAAGGCTAAAAAAGCGCTGGATAATTTTTACGCAAGAGAAGACACGCTCAGCCTGGGCGTGTGTAATGGTTGTCAGCTGGCCATGGAGCTCGGGCTGATCTACCCTGAGCTGAACGACCACCCAAAGATGCATCACAACACTTCAGGCAAGTTTGAGTGCACCTTTACAGATGTTGAAATTCTTGACAACAACTCCGTGATGTTTGGCTCACTGGCAGGCAGCAGACTGGGCATCTGGTCAGCGCACGGTGAAGGCCAGTTTGTATTTGCAGAGCCGGAAAAGATCAATATTGCTGCTAAGTTTGCTTACTCTTCTTACCCGGCCAACCCCAACGGGTCGCAGTTCGACACGGCCTGCGTGGTAAGCCACAACGGGCGCCATGCGGCCATCATGCCTCACCTGGAAAGGTCGATGTTTCCTTGGAACTGGGGCTACTATCCCGACGGACGAAAATCAGATGAGGTAACGCCATGGATAGAGGCCTTTGTAAATGCGAGGAAGTGGGTGGAAGAGATGATTGTAAAGGACTAG
- a CDS encoding TetR/AcrR family transcriptional regulator — protein sequence MEVRDNIIEQADQLICRLGVRSVTMDDLSRHMGISKKTIYQFFKDKDEVVTLAVGHHCEKEYREFVKMHQESSNSIDELFKISQFMRTNVETIHPSVLHDIQKYHPKAWTLFEEYKERVFTQNIVDCLKRGKAEGSFREDIDENILAVLRMKQVEMAFDAHTYPRGKYEFKEVCEQIFYHFIQGILTDQGRKLYDTIFNKQSYESQK from the coding sequence TTGGAAGTAAGAGACAATATAATAGAGCAAGCTGACCAGCTTATTTGCCGTTTGGGCGTTAGAAGTGTGACGATGGACGATCTGTCCCGTCACATGGGTATCTCTAAAAAAACGATCTATCAATTCTTTAAGGATAAAGACGAGGTAGTGACGTTGGCGGTTGGCCACCATTGTGAAAAAGAGTACCGTGAATTTGTGAAAATGCACCAGGAGTCGTCCAACTCCATCGATGAGCTATTTAAGATTTCGCAGTTCATGAGAACGAATGTAGAGACCATTCATCCTTCGGTGCTGCACGACATCCAGAAGTATCACCCCAAAGCCTGGACACTTTTTGAGGAGTACAAGGAACGAGTCTTCACTCAGAATATCGTGGATTGTTTGAAGCGGGGAAAAGCCGAAGGCAGTTTCAGAGAGGACATCGATGAAAATATACTGGCTGTGCTGCGCATGAAGCAGGTAGAAATGGCCTTCGATGCCCACACTTATCCAAGAGGTAAATATGAATTTAAGGAAGTCTGCGAACAAATATTCTATCACTTTATACAAGGGATTTTAACGGATCAGGGAAGGAAACTTTATGACACAATTTTTAACAAGCAATCATATGAATCTCAAAAGTAG
- a CDS encoding nucleotidyltransferase family protein produces the protein MHILQLIKRNQEGFIKLCVKYKVDKLYAFGSSVTDQFDKDKSDIDLVIKMNITDPMEYGEALMSFWDEIENFFGKKVDLLTDESIKNPYLRKSIEATKKLIYDGQRAEVSV, from the coding sequence ATGCACATCTTACAACTGATAAAACGAAATCAGGAGGGGTTTATCAAACTTTGTGTCAAATACAAGGTGGATAAACTATATGCATTTGGTTCTTCGGTAACAGATCAGTTTGATAAAGACAAAAGCGATATTGATCTCGTTATAAAAATGAATATCACAGATCCGATGGAGTACGGGGAAGCTTTGATGTCATTTTGGGATGAAATTGAAAACTTTTTCGGTAAAAAAGTGGACCTATTGACAGATGAATCAATAAAAAATCCCTACCTCAGAAAAAGTATCGAAGCCACCAAGAAGTTGATTTATGACGGACAAAGAGCGGAAGTATCTGTCTGA
- a CDS encoding TolC family protein: MNLKSSWKIFLVAMLLVAGQLSAQDNGGTVASDGPLSLEQCIDYALANSISAQNATLDEQIAVAKVKETVGIGLPQISGSASVNHNQKLQRFFSQYYPGSPFGPTEQDAIQYGVNQGDVFAAPNFFQLRSSGDVSATINQIIFNGSYIVGLQASNTYKELSQKTTEQTRETIVEQVTKAYYSVLINNERMQLFDANIARVDSLLRNTRALNISGFAEKIDVDRIQVSFNNLVTERDKFSNLNALGLALLKFQMNYPMDQPIEVAGTIQDIQLDPIEKLDGSDWDYKNRPDYKVLQVNKRLQELTIKNLYAEALPSLNAFATLGYGTQSNGIGGVFKTNSGFEENDDFGPDKWYDYSQFGLRLNVPIFGGLQRTYKIQQEKLTLQKLDNGFKSLENLIDLEIQQSYLNFDNAQKSLASQEENMELAESIARVTKIKYEQGVGSNLEVIDAENSLRNAQTNYYSALYDAIVAKVDLDKAKGLLIKE; encoded by the coding sequence ATGAATCTCAAAAGTAGTTGGAAGATTTTTTTGGTGGCAATGCTTCTGGTGGCTGGCCAACTCAGCGCTCAGGACAACGGCGGCACGGTAGCTTCCGACGGACCACTTTCACTTGAGCAATGTATCGACTACGCACTTGCCAATTCTATCAGTGCGCAGAATGCTACGCTTGACGAGCAAATAGCAGTGGCCAAAGTAAAGGAGACGGTGGGTATAGGGTTGCCGCAGATTTCTGGTAGCGCTTCTGTTAACCACAACCAGAAGCTACAGCGATTCTTCTCACAATATTATCCAGGGAGCCCATTTGGTCCTACCGAGCAAGATGCTATCCAGTATGGGGTAAATCAAGGTGACGTATTTGCTGCACCCAACTTTTTTCAACTGAGGAGCAGTGGTGACGTTAGTGCAACTATTAATCAGATTATTTTCAACGGATCCTACATCGTGGGACTTCAGGCGTCGAATACGTACAAAGAGCTCTCACAGAAAACTACCGAACAAACACGAGAAACGATTGTGGAACAAGTGACAAAGGCTTACTATTCGGTGCTCATCAACAATGAGCGCATGCAACTTTTTGATGCCAATATTGCCAGGGTCGACAGCCTTCTTAGGAACACAAGGGCACTCAATATCAGTGGGTTTGCAGAGAAAATTGATGTTGATCGTATTCAGGTTAGCTTCAATAACCTGGTGACCGAGCGGGACAAGTTCAGCAACTTGAATGCACTGGGACTTGCCTTGTTGAAATTTCAGATGAATTATCCTATGGATCAGCCTATCGAGGTAGCTGGCACTATTCAGGACATTCAACTCGATCCAATTGAGAAGCTTGATGGCAGTGACTGGGATTACAAAAACAGACCTGACTATAAAGTATTACAAGTAAATAAGCGTTTGCAGGAGCTTACTATTAAAAACCTTTACGCCGAGGCCTTACCATCTTTAAATGCCTTTGCCACGCTTGGCTATGGAACTCAATCAAACGGAATTGGGGGCGTGTTCAAAACAAACTCAGGTTTCGAGGAAAATGATGACTTTGGCCCGGATAAATGGTATGACTACTCTCAATTTGGTCTACGCCTGAACGTGCCCATTTTTGGTGGTTTGCAGCGCACCTACAAGATTCAGCAGGAGAAGCTCACACTACAAAAGCTGGACAACGGCTTTAAGTCATTGGAAAACCTGATCGACCTGGAAATTCAGCAGTCTTATCTGAATTTTGACAATGCGCAAAAGTCGCTTGCCTCGCAGGAGGAGAACATGGAACTGGCGGAAAGCATTGCCAGGGTAACCAAAATCAAATACGAGCAGGGAGTCGGCTCTAACCTGGAGGTAATCGACGCAGAAAACAGCCTTAGAAATGCGCAGACTAACTACTATAGTGCACTTTACGATGCCATTGTGGCCAAGGTCGATCTCGACAAGGCAAAAGGACTATTAATTAAGGAATAA
- a CDS encoding sodium-dependent transporter has protein sequence MAARGGFSNKLGFIAAAAGSAVGLGNIWQFPYVTGQNGGAAFLLVYIGWIFLIGLPIMVGEIAVGRKAQSNPYGAYKKLGGKSWAYVGLFGIICGVMILSFYNVVAGWAFGYFLELSFGNLLNEQDYSGFFSAYVADFRDNLFFSIAFMVITAYIVYRGVQKGIEGTSKVLMPTLFLILIFIIIYGLTLPNAMDGVSFYLLPDFSLINGRTIYTALGQAFFSLSLGMGALITYGSYISRNDNIVNSAILVTIADTAVAFLAGLMIFPLVFSQGQSPAEGPGLVFVALLGVFQTMGPLIGKIVGGGFFLLLCFAALTSTISLLEVPVAFLVDEKKWSRKKAVSVMALLIFLIGLPSMLGFGAVGAFTEFVSYEGGVKSFMDVVQDLFFVISLPLGGFLLSVFISSKWKTAGLSEEISHGNPSYRGSFIEKFFNLMIVYVCPVVLGAMFLLTVLQKFFGVELI, from the coding sequence ATGGCGGCCAGGGGAGGATTTTCTAATAAACTTGGATTCATTGCAGCCGCAGCTGGTTCAGCTGTTGGCTTGGGTAATATATGGCAGTTCCCCTATGTCACCGGGCAAAACGGGGGCGCAGCTTTTTTGCTGGTATATATTGGATGGATTTTTCTCATCGGCTTGCCGATAATGGTGGGGGAGATCGCCGTCGGGAGAAAGGCACAATCGAACCCTTACGGGGCGTACAAAAAGCTGGGCGGTAAGTCATGGGCCTACGTGGGCCTGTTTGGGATCATATGCGGCGTGATGATCCTGTCTTTTTACAACGTAGTGGCAGGCTGGGCATTTGGGTACTTCCTCGAACTAAGCTTCGGGAACCTGTTGAATGAGCAAGACTACAGTGGTTTCTTTTCGGCCTACGTGGCCGACTTCAGAGACAATTTGTTCTTCAGCATCGCCTTTATGGTGATCACAGCTTATATCGTTTACAGAGGGGTGCAGAAGGGGATAGAGGGCACTTCCAAAGTGCTGATGCCCACGCTGTTTCTGATTCTCATTTTTATTATCATTTACGGACTTACACTACCCAATGCCATGGATGGTGTTAGCTTCTATTTGCTTCCTGACTTTAGTCTGATCAATGGCCGAACGATTTACACCGCTTTGGGGCAGGCTTTCTTCTCTCTCAGCCTGGGAATGGGAGCACTGATCACGTACGGATCCTACATCAGCAGGAATGACAACATTGTTAATTCTGCAATTCTTGTGACCATTGCCGATACAGCAGTCGCTTTTCTGGCTGGCCTGATGATATTTCCCTTGGTGTTTTCGCAAGGACAGTCGCCTGCTGAAGGCCCCGGGCTTGTGTTTGTAGCACTGCTTGGAGTTTTTCAGACAATGGGGCCACTTATCGGCAAAATTGTTGGTGGCGGGTTCTTTCTGCTGCTTTGTTTTGCAGCGTTGACCTCTACCATATCTCTTTTGGAAGTGCCGGTCGCCTTTCTGGTGGACGAGAAGAAATGGTCAAGGAAAAAGGCGGTTTCTGTGATGGCGCTATTGATATTTCTTATTGGCCTGCCAAGTATGCTCGGGTTTGGCGCTGTAGGAGCTTTCACTGAATTCGTCAGCTATGAGGGTGGGGTTAAATCCTTTATGGACGTGGTGCAGGATCTCTTTTTTGTCATCAGCCTGCCACTTGGTGGGTTCCTTTTGAGTGTTTTCATATCCTCCAAATGGAAAACTGCCGGACTTAGCGAAGAAATAAGCCATGGAAACCCTTCTTACAGGGGATCGTTCATTGAAAAGTTCTTCAACCTGATGATAGTCTACGTTTGTCCCGTCGTATTGGGCGCTATGTTTCTATTGACTGTTCTTCAGAAGTTTTTTGGAGTGGAACTGATTTGA
- a CDS encoding alpha/beta fold hydrolase — protein sequence MKQAPAKYLNYKKYGTGTKFLLAFHGFGQTELAFQLFETSLGINYTIISIDLFFHGKSRWPVDELPVPTESWHDLLLDILKAEQIDKFSVMGYSLGGKLALTTAMLFPQRVQRIILAAPDGIYLNPWYKVATGTWVMRAIFHYLNDHPALLIRLISFFSRTRLVSGRLAKFAISQVADHNNGNSIYHAWVGFRHFTQNIDKVLQTVNQNNIQVTMVAGKYDTVIPYGKLHAFEKKCGSSDFVLIKTGHNSLLKKFHESLLENVRPHSG from the coding sequence ATGAAGCAGGCTCCGGCAAAATATCTTAACTATAAAAAATATGGGACAGGCACGAAATTCCTTTTGGCATTTCATGGCTTTGGACAAACTGAGCTGGCCTTCCAATTGTTCGAAACCTCATTAGGAATAAACTATACGATCATCTCCATTGATCTCTTCTTCCATGGAAAAAGCCGATGGCCGGTCGATGAGCTCCCAGTGCCAACGGAATCGTGGCACGATTTGCTTCTGGATATCCTGAAAGCGGAACAAATAGATAAGTTCAGTGTGATGGGATACAGTCTCGGGGGTAAACTGGCGTTAACTACGGCCATGTTGTTTCCTCAGCGGGTGCAAAGAATCATTTTAGCTGCACCAGACGGCATCTACCTTAACCCCTGGTACAAAGTTGCGACTGGCACCTGGGTAATGAGGGCCATCTTTCATTATCTAAACGACCACCCTGCTCTTCTTATCCGCCTGATCTCCTTTTTTAGCCGCACCAGGTTGGTGTCTGGGCGGTTGGCAAAGTTTGCTATCTCGCAGGTGGCTGATCACAACAACGGTAACAGCATTTACCACGCCTGGGTGGGCTTCAGGCATTTTACTCAAAACATAGACAAGGTGCTTCAAACTGTCAACCAAAATAACATACAAGTAACGATGGTGGCTGGAAAATATGATACGGTTATCCCCTATGGCAAACTTCATGCTTTTGAAAAAAAGTGCGGCTCATCAGACTTTGTATTGATCAAAACCGGCCACAATTCCCTCCTAAAGAAATTTCACGAATCGCTCTTAGAAAACGTCCGTCCACACTCTGGATAA
- a CDS encoding HepT-like ribonuclease domain-containing protein: protein MTDKERKYLSDILSSIRLVYSFTENINSFDEYGTSYMVKSAVERQLGIIGEAVNLFIKNSDDSPPLNNAKQIISLRNRLVHSYDNIDDRIIWNIIRRHLSPLEDEVVQLLSEA from the coding sequence ATGACGGACAAAGAGCGGAAGTATCTGTCTGATATCCTAAGTTCAATTCGGCTGGTATATTCCTTCACAGAAAATATAAATTCCTTTGACGAATACGGCACCAGCTATATGGTTAAAAGTGCTGTAGAACGTCAGCTCGGCATAATTGGAGAGGCTGTTAATCTTTTCATCAAAAACTCGGATGATTCTCCTCCACTGAATAACGCAAAACAAATAATAAGCCTTCGTAATAGACTGGTTCATTCATACGACAACATTGACGATAGAATCATTTGGAATATTATTCGCAGACACCTGTCTCCACTGGAAGATGAAGTCGTCCAGCTCCTGAGTGAAGCATAA
- a CDS encoding DUF1003 domain-containing protein: MSTFISDTSGKEFPISDRVAGNSIRKKILDLIRSDHPKFSDDSFLALQELNFYREKYISNCLLTELDELSDLESNVLETLKDQTTITDKVEDDAVQSTFGQRIADHVASFGGSWTFIISFGIFLFIWIVFNFYWLSNKGFDPYPFILLNLILSCLAAMQAPVIMMSQNRQEQKDRERAKKDYMINLKSELEIRMLHEKIDHLILHQQQELIEIQKVQIDMMNDILTRIDK, from the coding sequence ATGTCGACATTCATCAGCGATACTTCAGGTAAGGAGTTTCCCATCAGCGACAGAGTAGCTGGAAATTCCATCCGAAAAAAAATCCTGGACTTAATCAGGTCTGATCATCCAAAATTCTCCGATGACTCTTTTCTGGCATTACAGGAGCTCAATTTTTACCGGGAGAAATACATATCCAATTGCCTGCTTACCGAGCTCGACGAGCTTTCTGATCTTGAAAGCAATGTTTTGGAGACGCTGAAAGACCAAACCACCATTACCGATAAAGTGGAAGATGATGCGGTTCAAAGCACTTTTGGCCAGCGGATAGCAGATCATGTGGCGAGTTTCGGGGGCTCATGGACCTTCATCATATCGTTTGGCATATTTCTATTTATCTGGATCGTTTTCAATTTTTACTGGCTCTCCAACAAAGGGTTTGATCCGTATCCGTTCATCCTGCTTAACCTTATCCTCTCCTGCCTTGCGGCCATGCAGGCACCAGTGATCATGATGAGTCAAAACAGGCAGGAGCAGAAAGACAGAGAAAGGGCCAAAAAAGATTATATGATCAACCTGAAGTCGGAACTGGAAATCAGAATGCTGCACGAAAAAATCGATCACCTGATTCTTCATCAGCAGCAAGAGCTCATTGAAATTCAAAAAGTTCAGATTGACATGATGAATGATATTCTTACCAGAATAGACAAATAA